One segment of Mugil cephalus isolate CIBA_MC_2020 chromosome 14, CIBA_Mcephalus_1.1, whole genome shotgun sequence DNA contains the following:
- the LOC125019768 gene encoding tumor necrosis factor receptor superfamily member 6B-like — translation MMLLSLLSVFLLPLRSAQVAGAASPLLTFEDTDPLTGVTVQCDLCPPGRYLRASCSSTRKSDCAQCPPGSFTELWNYIPRCLRCSVCGHDQVVKSECTPSRDCQCQCKPGYYFKKDSDMCARHSECPSGHGVLTAGTPDHNTVCQVCSNGTFSNTSSAQHNCTEHKTCSGAGLILVLKGSSWHDSLCANSADPKDGAEYLREILPAFFLHHKLNVKRLRRIVNRLLPQDGRRHVAADLNTSELHARINSWAASATPSQIRQLLSILIKTGTNGAERLKNRLDRIEANLREHSSIGNEVGV, via the exons ATG ATGCTCTTATCGCTCCTCTCGGTGTTCTTGCTGCCGCTGCGCAGCGCTCAGGTGGCCGGAGCCGCCTCCCCTCTCCTGACCTTCGAAGACACGGACCCTTTAACCGGCGTGACCGTGCAGTGTGACCTCTGTCCGCCGGGGAGATACCTGCGCGCCAGCTGCTCGTCCACGCGCAAGAGCGACTGCGCCCAGTGTCCGCCGGGCTCCTTCACCGAGCTGTGGAACTACATTCCAAGGTGCCTCCGCTGCTCCGTGTGCGGACACGACCAGGTGGTGAAGAGCGAGTGCACGCCCAGCAGGGACTGCCAATGCCAGTGCAAACCGGGCTACTACTTCAAAAAGGACAGCGACATGTGCGCCCGCCACAGCGAGTGTCCGTCCGGGCATGGAGTGCTGACCGCAG GTACACCTGATCACAACACAGTGTGCCAGGTTTGCTCCAATGGCACCTTCTCCAACACTTCCTCTGCTCAACATAACTGCACAGAGCACAAGACGTGTAGCGGTGCAGGGCTGATACTGGTGCTGAAGGGCTCCAGCTGGCACGACAGTCTGTGTGCAAACTCTGCAGACCCCAAAG ACGGAGCCGAATACCTCCGAGAAATCCTGCCCGCTTTCTTCCTTCACCACAAACTTAACGTGAAGCGGCTGCGTAGAATCGTGAACAGGCTCCTGCCACAGGACGGCAGGAGACACGTAGCAGCGGACCTTAACACCTCCGAGCTTCATGCGCGTATCAACTCGTGGGCTGCCTCTGCGACACCAAGCCAGATCCGGCAGCTTCTGTCGATACTGATCAAAACCGGGACCAATGGAGCAGAAAGGCTAAAGAACAGGCTGGACAGAATTGAGGCTAATCTTAGAGAGCATTCCAGTATAGGGAACGAGGTGGGTGTTTAA